The following proteins are encoded in a genomic region of Brachyspira pilosicoli:
- a CDS encoding metal ABC transporter ATP-binding protein, whose translation MENIISFKNVHFGYTQEDILKCISFDINRGDFVSIIGSNGAGKSTILKLILGEVNQYRGEIKLYGEDIKRFKNWQHIGYLEQNAYYKILNFPATVYEIVMSNMFSDIGLFKFPNKNHKEKVFEALKLLGMYDYKDRLISKLSGGQIQRVFLARTLVQNPNLLILDEPTNGVDIETINFLYDLLKALNKDKKITIVMVTHDIERMSKISNRVFCFENGTLVELDKNQINMELSHKHKHPDGSSCSC comes from the coding sequence ATGGAAAATATAATAAGTTTTAAAAATGTGCATTTTGGATACACTCAAGAAGATATACTAAAATGCATAAGCTTTGATATAAATAGAGGAGACTTTGTTTCTATTATAGGGTCTAATGGAGCTGGCAAAAGCACTATATTAAAACTTATTTTAGGTGAAGTTAATCAGTATAGAGGCGAAATAAAACTATACGGCGAAGACATTAAGAGATTTAAAAATTGGCAGCACATTGGATATTTAGAGCAGAATGCATACTACAAAATATTAAACTTCCCTGCAACTGTTTATGAGATAGTAATGTCTAATATGTTTTCGGATATTGGTTTATTTAAGTTTCCAAATAAAAATCATAAAGAAAAAGTATTTGAAGCATTAAAACTTTTAGGTATGTATGATTATAAAGACAGATTAATATCAAAACTTTCAGGCGGACAGATACAGAGAGTTTTTTTAGCAAGAACTTTGGTGCAAAACCCTAATTTATTAATATTAGATGAGCCTACAAATGGTGTTGATATTGAAACTATTAATTTTTTATATGATTTGCTTAAAGCTCTAAATAAAGATAAAAAAATAACTATTGTAATGGTTACACATGATATTGAGAGAATGTCAAAAATTTCAAATAGAGTTTTTTGTTTTGAAAATGGTACATTAGTAGAACTTGATAAAAATCAAATAAACATGGAATTATCACATAAGCACAAGCATCCAGATGGAAGCAGTTGTTCTTGTTAA
- a CDS encoding glycosyltransferase family 2 protein, with product MISVMILVYNVEKYLRNCLDSVVNQTYKDLEIICINDGSTDNSLSILEEYAAKDKRIKIINKKNAGVSAGRNDGIENATGEYLFCVDSDDYIDKDFAEVFYNNAKKNNSDLVILSNFWGLDKRVTKEFHSALISWSMFIKTSILKENKHLRFPLNVQPGEDAIFSHKLLMYTKNVSYEYNTHYHYIKREGQVTQNAIKNASTLVKQIQKWFDILDEFYTEYNFWQTKSLSFAKFVEQEAFLAFRTKNFTQDDERKVFDMMKNILKKIMINLNKDDYQYFSKEFICLIESNTIKEYYSIVKYKYNYIRFTIFKQNVSIRYRENRYKLYKNDNI from the coding sequence ATGATTAGTGTAATGATATTAGTTTATAATGTTGAAAAATATTTAAGAAATTGTTTAGATAGTGTTGTCAATCAAACATATAAAGATTTAGAAATAATATGCATAAATGACGGCTCTACAGATAATTCACTTTCTATACTTGAAGAATATGCTGCAAAAGACAAAAGAATAAAAATAATAAACAAGAAAAATGCTGGGGTTTCTGCTGGTAGAAACGATGGTATAGAAAATGCCACTGGAGAATACCTATTTTGTGTAGATAGTGATGATTATATAGATAAAGATTTTGCTGAAGTATTTTATAATAATGCTAAAAAAAATAACAGTGATTTAGTTATATTAAGTAATTTTTGGGGGCTTGATAAAAGAGTTACAAAAGAATTTCATTCTGCTTTAATTTCTTGGTCTATGTTTATAAAGACGAGCATTTTAAAAGAAAATAAGCATTTGAGATTTCCTCTAAATGTTCAACCTGGAGAAGATGCTATATTCTCTCATAAACTTTTAATGTATACTAAAAATGTAAGCTATGAATATAATACACATTATCATTATATAAAAAGAGAAGGACAAGTTACTCAAAATGCTATAAAAAATGCTTCTACTTTAGTTAAACAAATACAAAAATGGTTTGATATTTTAGATGAGTTTTATACAGAATATAATTTTTGGCAAACTAAATCATTATCTTTTGCTAAGTTTGTAGAACAAGAGGCTTTCTTAGCTTTTAGAACAAAAAACTTTACTCAAGATGATGAGAGAAAAGTTTTTGATATGATGAAAAACATATTAAAAAAAATAATGATTAATCTTAATAAAGATGATTATCAATATTTTTCTAAAGAATTTATATGTTTAATAGAATCAAATACAATTAAAGAATACTACTCTATTGTAAAATACAAATACAATTATATAAGATTCACAATTTTCAAGCAAAATGTTTCAATTAGATACAGAGAAAACAGATATAAATTATACAAAAATGACAATATTTAA
- the lepA gene encoding translation elongation factor 4, whose translation MSYAEKIRNFCIIAHVDHGKSTLADRIIEHTKAVSSREMKAQILDSMDIERERGITIKSQAVKLSYQAKDGEVYTLNLIDTPGHVDFNYEVSRSLAACEGAILVVDAAQGVEAQTISNFYLAFENNLEIVPVINKIDLPAANIELCKEQMEKEFGVNKDDIVLASAKNDIGIDEILEAVVKMIPAPKDNTNKKTRALIFDSYYDPFRGAVMIVRIFDGSIKKDDKLLLMETKAEYEVEECGTLLLGLKSANELKSGEVGYIIAGIKNISDIKIGDTITLEENPSDEPLIGYKEVLPMVFAGIFPAEDEDYTNLQKALEKLKLNDASLVYEPERSIALGFGYRCGFLGLLHLEIVQERLEREFNLNLVITSPSVEVKLKLTNGEEKLIDNPADFPSAQYIEKCYEPFINALIIVPTDYLGNIISLCIDRRGTQTSLTYLDDKRAEIKFDLPLIEVVYDFYDKLKSISRGYASFDYDFSDFRESQIEKIDILVHGEVVDALSFMAHRSNAESRGRQIIEKLKHLIPKHMFQIPLQAAIAGRIIARENISALRKNVTAKCYGGDITRKRKLLEKQKEGKKRMKAIGSVEIPQDAFISVLKTDDNTK comes from the coding sequence ATGTCATACGCAGAGAAAATCAGGAATTTTTGTATTATAGCACATGTTGACCATGGAAAAAGCACATTAGCCGACAGAATTATAGAACATACTAAAGCTGTATCAAGCAGAGAGATGAAAGCACAAATTTTGGACTCTATGGACATAGAAAGAGAGAGAGGAATAACAATAAAGAGTCAGGCTGTAAAACTTTCTTATCAGGCTAAAGACGGAGAGGTGTATACCCTTAATTTGATAGATACTCCAGGGCACGTTGACTTTAACTATGAGGTTTCTCGTTCACTTGCTGCTTGTGAGGGGGCTATACTTGTAGTGGATGCTGCTCAGGGGGTTGAGGCTCAAACTATTTCTAACTTTTATCTTGCTTTTGAAAATAATTTGGAGATTGTGCCTGTTATAAATAAAATAGATTTGCCTGCTGCTAATATTGAGCTATGCAAAGAACAAATGGAAAAAGAGTTTGGAGTTAATAAAGATGATATTGTTTTAGCGAGTGCAAAAAATGATATTGGAATAGACGAAATACTTGAAGCAGTAGTTAAGATGATACCAGCTCCAAAGGATAATACTAATAAAAAAACAAGGGCTTTGATATTCGATTCTTATTATGACCCTTTTCGCGGTGCTGTTATGATAGTGAGAATATTTGACGGCTCTATTAAAAAAGATGATAAGCTTCTTTTGATGGAAACTAAAGCAGAGTATGAAGTTGAAGAATGCGGTACACTTTTGCTTGGACTCAAATCTGCTAATGAACTTAAAAGCGGTGAAGTAGGATACATTATTGCGGGTATTAAAAATATATCTGACATAAAAATAGGAGATACTATCACCCTTGAAGAAAACCCTTCCGATGAACCTTTGATTGGCTATAAAGAAGTTCTTCCTATGGTATTTGCAGGTATTTTCCCTGCTGAAGATGAAGATTATACAAACTTACAAAAGGCATTAGAAAAATTAAAACTTAATGATGCTTCTTTGGTTTATGAGCCGGAGCGTTCTATTGCTTTAGGGTTTGGATACAGATGCGGTTTCTTAGGACTCTTGCACTTAGAGATTGTTCAAGAACGTCTTGAGAGGGAGTTTAATCTTAATCTTGTAATAACTAGCCCTTCTGTAGAAGTAAAATTAAAACTCACAAACGGAGAAGAAAAACTCATTGATAACCCTGCAGATTTTCCTTCTGCACAATATATAGAAAAATGTTATGAGCCTTTTATTAATGCTCTTATAATAGTGCCTACCGATTATTTAGGAAACATTATATCTCTTTGTATAGACAGAAGAGGAACACAAACATCATTAACTTATTTAGATGATAAAAGAGCAGAAATAAAATTCGATTTGCCTTTAATAGAAGTAGTGTATGACTTTTATGATAAATTAAAATCAATATCCAGAGGTTATGCTTCATTCGATTACGATTTTTCAGATTTTAGAGAAAGCCAAATAGAAAAAATAGACATACTTGTTCATGGTGAAGTAGTGGATGCATTGTCATTTATGGCTCATAGGAGCAATGCAGAAAGCAGAGGCAGACAAATTATAGAAAAATTAAAACATCTCATTCCAAAGCATATGTTTCAGATTCCTTTACAAGCGGCAATTGCAGGACGCATAATAGCAAGAGAAAATATAAGTGCATTAAGAAAAAATGTTACAGCTAAATGTTACGGCGGAGACATCACAAGAAAAAGAAAGTTGTTAGAGAAGCAGAAAGAAGGTAAAAAGAGAATGAAAGCTATTGGAAGCGTAGAGATTCCGCAGGATGCATTTATAAGTGTACTTAAAACTGATGACAATACTAAATAA
- a CDS encoding helix-turn-helix transcriptional regulator translates to MYEWNKLIQIIIDEIDECIKKHKNEELTLNNIFNRLGYSEFYITKKFKKISGITFKEYTRLRKLSFALKEVRDTKRKLLDIAFDYGFSSHESFTRSFKELYNITPIEYRRNPKPLILRTKITAFDRYLFGLGEIGMYKSNEEVKVYFIKIPSHKFLYIKNYESNGYWDFWQKQNLIKGQDYKTICGILDSIKGKLDDNGGSEINCSSGQIMAYINDEKGRLCDWGIKRVECWGVRLPFNYCEEVPKNMHLLDVYESDYVVFEHGAFNYAQENNTVEKKIEEAMKNFNDEHYIIDTSPNKIMYFYYNPNEYFKYIRPVCRI, encoded by the coding sequence ATGTATGAATGGAATAAATTAATACAAATAATTATAGATGAAATTGATGAATGCATTAAAAAACATAAAAATGAAGAATTAACATTAAATAATATTTTTAATAGATTGGGCTATTCAGAATTTTATATTACAAAGAAGTTTAAAAAAATATCTGGAATAACATTTAAAGAATATACAAGACTAAGAAAATTATCTTTTGCTTTAAAAGAAGTAAGAGATACTAAAAGAAAACTATTAGATATTGCATTTGATTATGGATTTTCTTCACATGAATCATTTACAAGGTCTTTTAAAGAATTATATAATATTACTCCAATAGAATATAGGAGAAATCCTAAACCTTTAATACTTCGTACAAAGATAACAGCATTTGACAGATACTTATTCGGATTAGGTGAAATAGGAATGTATAAATCTAATGAAGAAGTAAAAGTATATTTTATAAAAATTCCATCACATAAGTTTCTTTATATTAAAAATTATGAAAGTAACGGTTATTGGGACTTTTGGCAAAAACAAAACCTTATAAAAGGTCAGGATTATAAAACAATATGCGGCATACTTGATAGTATTAAAGGGAAATTAGATGATAATGGAGGAAGTGAAATTAATTGCTCAAGCGGACAAATTATGGCTTATATTAATGATGAAAAAGGAAGGCTTTGTGATTGGGGAATAAAAAGAGTTGAATGTTGGGGAGTAAGGCTTCCTTTTAATTATTGCGAAGAGGTGCCTAAAAATATGCATCTGCTTGATGTATATGAATCTGATTATGTGGTCTTTGAACATGGTGCTTTTAATTATGCTCAAGAAAATAATACTGTAGAGAAAAAAATTGAAGAAGCAATGAAAAATTTTAATGATGAACATTATATTATAGATACTTCACCAAATAAAATAATGTATTTTTATTATAATCCTAATGAATATTTTAAATATATACGTCCAGTTTGTAGAATATAA
- a CDS encoding metal ABC transporter permease, whose product MEIFQYEFMRRAFLVGILLAIIIPSIGVVVVLKRLSMIGDAISHTSLAGVTFGLVFNINPILASMIFCVLSALSIEFIRKKIARYGEMSIAIIMSFAIGLAGLLSGFVSNNANFNSFLFGSIVAISDFELKLVVIISIISMLIFIFLYKEIFYITFNERLAKLSGVPVNRINFIFTILTAIVVSISARAVGALIVSSMMVVPVACSMQLANSYKKTIIYAVLFNLVFTVLGIFLSYYEGLKPGSTIVLISVISFVLIAIIKFFLNKK is encoded by the coding sequence ATGGAAATATTTCAATATGAGTTTATGCGTAGGGCTTTTTTGGTTGGTATACTTTTAGCTATTATAATACCTTCTATTGGGGTTGTAGTTGTATTAAAAAGGCTTTCTATGATAGGAGATGCTATATCTCATACTTCTCTTGCGGGTGTAACTTTTGGGCTTGTATTTAATATTAATCCAATACTTGCTTCTATGATATTTTGTGTTTTATCTGCTTTATCTATAGAGTTTATAAGAAAAAAAATTGCAAGATATGGGGAGATGTCTATAGCGATAATTATGTCTTTTGCTATTGGGCTTGCGGGGTTGTTGTCTGGTTTTGTTTCTAATAATGCTAATTTTAATAGTTTTTTATTTGGAAGCATTGTAGCTATTAGTGATTTTGAATTAAAGTTAGTTGTAATTATAAGTATTATTTCTATGTTAATATTTATATTTTTATACAAAGAGATTTTTTATATAACATTCAATGAAAGGCTTGCAAAACTTTCTGGTGTGCCTGTAAACAGAATAAACTTTATTTTTACAATACTTACAGCGATAGTAGTTTCTATATCTGCGAGGGCTGTTGGTGCTTTGATTGTATCATCTATGATGGTAGTTCCTGTTGCTTGTTCTATGCAGTTGGCTAATAGTTATAAAAAAACTATTATTTATGCTGTATTATTTAATTTAGTTTTTACTGTTTTAGGAATATTTCTTTCATATTATGAGGGATTAAAACCGGGCTCTACTATAGTTTTAATAAGCGTAATAAGTTTTGTATTAATTGCGATAATAAAATTTTTCTTAAATAAAAAATAA
- a CDS encoding flavin reductase, producing the protein MNTFALTKLSYGMYILTTMDDDKPVGCTINTSTQITSTPTTIMISVNKNNYTNECIKKSGKFALSVLSEKSDPALIGGFGFRSSRDANKFENVNYEMKEGLPVIKDANAYFVCKVVNSFDVFTHTLFIGELVDADIFDNNTNSMTYSYYHTVIKGKTPPNASTANAYENKAEKKEEAEKPKAVYRCKTCGFEYKGSVPFEELPNDWKCPLCGEPKSNFEKVE; encoded by the coding sequence ATGAATACATTTGCATTAACAAAATTATCTTATGGAATGTATATTTTAACTACAATGGACGATGATAAACCAGTAGGCTGTACTATAAACACCTCCACACAAATAACATCAACTCCAACTACAATTATGATTAGTGTAAACAAAAATAATTATACCAATGAATGCATCAAAAAAAGCGGTAAATTTGCATTATCAGTTCTTTCAGAAAAAAGCGACCCTGCTTTGATAGGAGGTTTTGGTTTTAGAAGTTCAAGAGATGCCAATAAATTTGAAAATGTTAATTATGAGATGAAAGAAGGTCTTCCTGTTATAAAAGACGCTAATGCTTATTTTGTATGTAAAGTTGTAAATAGTTTTGATGTATTTACTCATACTTTATTTATAGGTGAGTTAGTAGATGCTGATATATTTGATAATAACACTAACTCTATGACTTATTCTTATTATCATACAGTAATAAAAGGAAAAACTCCTCCTAATGCTTCTACTGCAAATGCTTATGAAAACAAAGCAGAAAAAAAAGAAGAAGCAGAAAAACCTAAAGCAGTTTATAGATGTAAAACTTGCGGATTTGAATATAAAGGAAGTGTTCCATTTGAAGAGCTTCCTAATGATTGGAAATGCCCATTATGCGGAGAGCCTAAGAGCAATTTTGAGAAAGTAGAATAA
- a CDS encoding metal ABC transporter solute-binding protein, Zn/Mn family, which yields MRYIFYLLLILVSFVSCNNNNNNNQNATDKLQVYASIYPIYDFAKKIGGEKIDIYNITSAGSEPHDFELTSKDMANLSKANLFIYNGASMEHWADTVKDTIKDLKYLEASSNINNEELDPHFWLSPKKAKIQMENIKNVLIELDSKNADYYNSNYNLYANKLDELDKSFRDNLQNIKNTNLVVTHPAFGHFCKEYNLNQVAIARDEADAKTMAQTINFIKNNNIKTIFYEDFSSSKLVDSIAKETGVKVSALNPIESLSEEYIKSGEDYFSIMQKNLEAITNGLNN from the coding sequence ATGAGGTATATTTTTTATTTATTACTAATATTAGTTTCTTTCGTTTCTTGTAACAACAATAATAACAATAATCAAAACGCAACCGACAAACTTCAAGTATATGCAAGTATATATCCTATTTATGATTTCGCTAAAAAAATCGGCGGAGAGAAAATAGATATTTATAATATAACTTCAGCAGGTTCTGAGCCTCATGATTTTGAGCTTACATCAAAAGATATGGCTAATTTAAGTAAGGCTAATCTATTTATATATAATGGGGCTTCAATGGAGCATTGGGCAGACACTGTTAAAGATACAATAAAAGATTTAAAATATTTAGAGGCTTCTTCAAATATAAACAATGAAGAATTAGACCCTCATTTTTGGCTTTCACCTAAAAAAGCAAAAATTCAAATGGAAAATATAAAGAATGTGTTAATAGAATTAGACAGTAAAAATGCTGATTATTATAATTCTAATTACAATTTATATGCTAATAAATTAGATGAACTTGATAAGAGCTTTAGAGATAATTTACAAAATATAAAAAATACTAATTTGGTTGTAACTCACCCTGCATTTGGACATTTCTGTAAAGAATATAATCTTAATCAAGTTGCAATAGCAAGAGATGAAGCAGATGCTAAGACTATGGCTCAAACAATTAATTTTATAAAAAACAACAATATTAAAACTATATTTTATGAAGACTTCTCAAGTTCTAAGCTTGTAGATTCTATTGCAAAAGAAACAGGTGTAAAAGTGAGTGCATTAAACCCTATAGAATCTTTAAGTGAAGAATATATAAAATCTGGAGAGGATTATTTTTCTATAATGCAAAAAAATCTCGAAGCTATAACAAATGGTCTTAATAATTAA
- a CDS encoding NYN domain-containing protein, with the protein MKRIGIYIDLENIAHLKFNVNFKLILEDIIKFYRSNLKDKDIYYSIKKAYGDNKSIKLYEKELRDLHIDIIHSVHINKAKNMSDMISSIDAFEDFVFNKNIDIIVFVSRDVDYTIVMERLKRHGAITAIVTTITNANRDIFQNVSNKIFKIEKYKSKENDKTNQLDEYSLEYLKFFYNRVIEVYNNNTESKKFSISDICNKVNMDFKLEQGESAIEKTYFKKIKRLFKYLIENDIDIKVDRDYFSIDDIEKLHYFFRSLD; encoded by the coding sequence ATGAAAAGAATTGGTATTTATATAGATTTAGAAAATATTGCTCATTTAAAGTTTAATGTCAATTTTAAATTGATTCTTGAAGATATAATAAAGTTTTATAGAAGTAATTTAAAAGATAAAGATATTTACTATTCAATAAAAAAAGCCTATGGAGATAATAAATCAATAAAGCTATACGAAAAAGAGCTTAGAGATTTGCATATAGATATAATTCATTCTGTGCATATAAATAAAGCCAAAAACATGTCGGATATGATTTCTTCTATAGATGCTTTTGAAGATTTTGTTTTTAATAAAAATATAGATATAATAGTATTTGTAAGCAGAGATGTTGATTATACTATTGTGATGGAGAGATTAAAAAGGCATGGAGCTATAACTGCTATAGTTACAACTATCACTAATGCTAATAGAGATATTTTTCAAAATGTTTCTAATAAGATTTTTAAGATAGAAAAATATAAATCAAAAGAAAATGATAAAACTAATCAATTAGATGAATATAGTTTAGAGTATTTAAAGTTTTTTTATAATAGGGTTATTGAAGTTTATAATAATAATACAGAAAGTAAGAAGTTTTCTATATCTGATATATGCAATAAAGTAAATATGGATTTTAAATTAGAGCAAGGTGAGAGTGCTATAGAAAAGACTTATTTTAAAAAGATAAAAAGGCTATTTAAATATTTAATAGAAAATGATATAGATATAAAAGTAGATAGAGATTATTTTAGTATAGATGATATTGAAAAGCTTCACTATTTTTTTAGAAGTTTAGATTGA